From the Lysobacter sp. FW306-1B-D06B genome, one window contains:
- the rpsI gene encoding 30S ribosomal protein S9, whose translation MALQQNYGTGRRKSSTARVFLRKGAGNITVNQRPLDEFFGRETARMIVRQPLELTQSTDKFDVVVTVAGGGITGQAGAIRLGIARALVEYDETLKSELRKAGFMTRDAREVERKKVGLHKARRATQFSKR comes from the coding sequence ATGGCACTCCAGCAGAACTACGGCACCGGCCGCCGCAAGTCCTCCACCGCCCGCGTTTTCCTGCGCAAGGGCGCTGGCAACATCACCGTCAACCAGCGTCCGCTGGATGAGTTCTTCGGTCGCGAAACCGCGCGCATGATCGTGCGCCAGCCGCTCGAACTCACCCAGTCGACCGACAAGTTCGACGTCGTCGTCACCGTCGCCGGCGGCGGCATCACCGGCCAGGCCGGTGCGATCCGCCTGGGCATCGCCCGCGCGCTGGTCGAGTACGACGAAACCCTGAAGTCCGAGCTGCGCAAGGCCGGCTTCATGACCCGCGACGCGCGTGAAGTCGAGCGTAAGAAGGTCGGTCTGCACAAGGCCCGCCGCGCTACGCAGTTCTCCAAGCGCTAA
- a CDS encoding fumarylacetoacetate hydrolase family protein, whose product MKLGSLKEGGRDGTLIVVSRDLARGVRAAGIADTLQRALEDWSNTAPRLNALYEALNDGNVEGAFDLDMSALAAPLPRAYEFVDGSAYLPHVERVRRARGAEVPESFYTDPLMYQAVSAGFYGPRDPVRVPSEEYGIDLEAEVVIVTDDVPMAATPEQAASHIQLVGLVNDVSLRNLIPNELAKGFGFLQSKPRSALSPVFVTPDELGDAWKGSKVHLALTTHINGEWFGAPEAGVDMQFDFAQLVAHAAKTRPLSAGTIVGSGTVANEDTSLGASCFAEKRTVETLETGKPITPFMSFGDTVRIEMLSRDGQSVFGAIEQRIEKGGNA is encoded by the coding sequence ATGAAGCTTGGTTCACTGAAGGAAGGCGGCCGCGACGGCACGCTGATCGTGGTCTCGCGCGATCTCGCGCGCGGCGTGCGCGCCGCCGGCATTGCCGACACGCTGCAGCGCGCGCTGGAAGACTGGTCGAACACCGCGCCGCGCCTCAACGCGCTGTACGAGGCGCTCAACGACGGCAACGTCGAGGGTGCGTTCGATCTCGACATGAGCGCATTGGCTGCACCGCTTCCGCGCGCCTACGAGTTCGTCGACGGCTCGGCTTACCTTCCGCATGTGGAGCGCGTGCGCCGCGCACGCGGTGCCGAAGTGCCGGAGAGCTTCTACACCGACCCGCTCATGTACCAGGCCGTGAGCGCCGGCTTCTACGGTCCGCGCGACCCGGTGCGCGTGCCGAGCGAGGAGTACGGCATCGACCTGGAGGCCGAAGTCGTCATCGTCACCGACGACGTGCCGATGGCCGCGACGCCCGAGCAGGCCGCCTCGCACATCCAACTGGTCGGGCTGGTCAACGACGTCTCGCTGCGCAATCTGATTCCGAACGAACTGGCGAAGGGGTTCGGCTTCCTGCAGTCCAAGCCGCGTTCGGCGCTGAGCCCGGTGTTCGTCACGCCGGATGAGCTCGGTGACGCGTGGAAGGGCAGCAAGGTGCACCTGGCGCTGACCACGCACATCAACGGTGAATGGTTCGGCGCGCCGGAAGCGGGCGTGGACATGCAGTTCGACTTCGCCCAGCTCGTCGCGCACGCGGCGAAGACGCGCCCGCTGTCGGCCGGCACCATCGTCGGCTCCGGCACCGTCGCCAACGAAGACACCTCGCTGGGCGCGTCGTGCTTCGCCGAGAAGCGCACGGTGGAGACGCTGGAGACCGGCAAGCCGATCACGCCGTTCATGAGCTTCGGCGACACGGTGCGCATCGAGATGCTGTCTCGCGATGGCCAGAGCGTGTTCGGGGCGATCGAGCAGCGAATCGAGAAGGGCGGCAACGCCTGA
- the maiA gene encoding maleylacetoacetate isomerase, with translation MAAEHLRLYSYWRSSAAYRVRIGLNLKSLPYETVPVHLVRDGGEQHSPAFHQVNPQELVPVLQHGDRIMRQSVAILEYLDETWPEPPLLPAAARDRQRVRALAQVVACDIHPLNNLRVLQHFDRGWHVPQPERDAWVQHWIKEGFAALEAMLADHPSTGAFCEGNSPTLADCCLVPQVYNARRFAVDLSLYPTIMRIEKACLALPAFDAARPEKQPDAPAVG, from the coding sequence ATGGCGGCTGAGCATCTGCGGCTGTATTCGTACTGGCGCTCCAGCGCGGCGTACCGCGTGCGCATCGGGTTGAACCTGAAATCGCTGCCGTACGAGACCGTGCCCGTGCATCTGGTCCGCGACGGCGGCGAGCAGCATTCGCCCGCGTTCCACCAGGTGAATCCGCAGGAGCTGGTGCCGGTGCTGCAACATGGCGATCGGATCATGCGGCAGTCGGTCGCGATCCTGGAATACCTGGACGAGACCTGGCCGGAACCGCCGTTGTTGCCGGCCGCGGCGCGCGATCGCCAGCGCGTGCGTGCGCTCGCACAGGTGGTGGCCTGCGACATTCATCCGCTCAACAACCTGCGCGTCCTGCAGCACTTCGATCGCGGCTGGCACGTGCCGCAGCCCGAACGCGACGCCTGGGTGCAGCATTGGATCAAGGAGGGGTTCGCCGCACTGGAGGCGATGCTGGCGGATCACCCTTCGACCGGGGCGTTCTGCGAGGGCAATTCGCCCACGCTGGCCGATTGCTGTCTGGTGCCGCAGGTGTACAACGCGCGCCGTTTCGCAGTCGATCTGTCGCTGTATCCAACGATCATGCGCATCGAGAAGGCCTGCCTCGCATTGCCGGCGTTCGACGCGGCACGGCCGGAGAAGCAGCCCGACGCGCCCGCGGTGGGTTGA
- a CDS encoding PilT/PilU family type 4a pilus ATPase — MDIGYFLKLMTEKNASDMFLTTGAPVYIKVEGKLYPLGNTGLPPGMVKKIAYSLMDEGQVPLFERDLELNMALALPEAGRFRINVFKQRGEVGMVIRAIRSVIPSIEELQLPQVLKDIIMAPRGLVLIVGSTGSGKSTTLASMIDYRNSNISGHILTIEDPIEYLHKHKKSIVNQREVGLDTHAFHNALKNAMREAPDVILIGEILDATTMEAAIAFAETGHLCLATLHSNNADQTLERILNFFPEAAHKNVLMNLALNLRAVVSQRLVIGTDGRRLPAAEVLINTPHIRDLMRRGQVHEIKQAMEETLEEGMESFDQCLFRLHKEGKIDMEEALKAADSREGLALKFRLSEGSSGEHDPYADIYDAATQ; from the coding sequence ATGGACATCGGCTATTTCCTGAAGCTGATGACGGAAAAGAACGCGTCGGACATGTTTTTGACCACCGGCGCGCCGGTTTACATCAAGGTCGAAGGCAAGCTCTATCCCCTGGGCAATACCGGCCTGCCGCCGGGCATGGTCAAGAAGATCGCATACTCGTTGATGGACGAGGGGCAAGTTCCGCTGTTCGAGCGTGACCTCGAACTGAACATGGCGCTCGCCCTGCCCGAAGCCGGCCGCTTCCGCATCAACGTGTTCAAGCAGCGCGGCGAGGTCGGCATGGTGATCCGCGCCATCCGCAGCGTGATCCCGTCGATCGAGGAACTGCAACTGCCGCAGGTGCTGAAGGACATCATCATGGCCCCGCGCGGCCTGGTGCTGATCGTCGGCTCTACCGGTTCGGGCAAGTCGACCACGCTCGCGTCGATGATCGACTACCGCAACAGCAACATCTCGGGCCACATCCTCACCATCGAGGACCCGATCGAATACCTGCACAAGCACAAGAAGTCGATCGTGAACCAGCGCGAAGTCGGCCTGGACACGCACGCCTTCCACAACGCGCTGAAGAATGCGATGCGCGAGGCGCCGGACGTCATCCTGATCGGCGAAATCCTCGACGCCACTACGATGGAAGCGGCGATCGCGTTTGCCGAAACCGGCCACTTGTGCCTGGCGACGCTGCACTCCAACAACGCCGACCAGACGCTGGAGCGCATCCTCAACTTCTTCCCGGAAGCGGCGCACAAGAACGTGCTGATGAACCTGGCGCTGAACCTGCGCGCGGTGGTCAGTCAGCGACTGGTGATCGGCACCGACGGGCGCCGCCTGCCGGCCGCGGAAGTGCTGATCAACACGCCGCACATCCGCGACCTCATGCGCCGCGGCCAGGTGCACGAGATCAAGCAGGCGATGGAGGAAACGCTGGAGGAAGGCATGGAATCCTTCGACCAGTGCCTGTTCCGCCTGCACAAGGAAGGCAAGATCGACATGGAAGAGGCCCTGAAGGCCGCCGACTCGCGCGAAGGCCTGGCGCTCAAGTTCCGCCTCTCCGAAGGCTCCAGCGGCGAGCACGACCCGTACGCGGACATCTACGACGCCGCGACGCAGTGA
- a CDS encoding DUF4398 domain-containing protein, giving the protein MPPPTGELSAARQAVTRAEGADADQYAPQELGVARNGLSQAQAAMSSGDEDDARRLALAAAADADLAYARSREALATAELNQRRAEVAELRRRLQTEGQP; this is encoded by the coding sequence GTGCCCCCGCCGACCGGCGAGCTGTCGGCGGCCCGCCAGGCCGTGACCCGCGCCGAGGGTGCCGACGCGGACCAGTACGCGCCACAGGAGCTGGGCGTGGCCCGCAATGGCCTGTCCCAGGCCCAGGCCGCGATGAGCTCCGGCGACGAGGACGACGCCCGCCGCCTCGCCCTGGCGGCGGCGGCCGACGCGGACCTGGCCTACGCCAGGAGCCGCGAAGCGCTGGCCACCGCCGAACTCAACCAGCGTCGCGCGGAAGTCGCCGAGTTGCGCCGCCGCCTGCAGACGGAGGGCCAGCCGTGA
- a CDS encoding YdcH family protein, producing MFEERPQPEIDALMKSNPEFKQLYQRHKDLDKKVMDAELGVLPIDDITLAQMKREKLAAKDRLVRMYDLQHH from the coding sequence ATGTTCGAAGAACGACCGCAGCCAGAGATCGACGCGCTGATGAAGTCCAACCCGGAGTTCAAGCAGCTCTACCAGCGCCACAAGGATCTCGACAAGAAGGTGATGGACGCCGAACTGGGCGTGCTCCCCATCGACGACATCACGCTGGCGCAGATGAAGCGCGAAAAGCTGGCTGCGAAGGACCGCCTGGTCCGCATGTACGATCTGCAACACCACTGA
- a CDS encoding pyridoxal-phosphate dependent enzyme, translating into MSIHQSVLELIGDTPVIKAQRLDTGVCELYLKLESQNPGGSIKDRIGLSMIEAAEKAGKIRPGDTLVEGTAGNTGIGLALVAQQKGYKLILVVPDKMSREKIFNLKAMGAQVVLTRSDVAKGHPDYYQDLAERLARETPGAYFINQFGNPDNPAAHEFGTGPEILAQMADAGGVDAIVFGCGSSGTMTGLSRCFAEKSPHTELILADPVGSILEEYINRGTLSDKSASWMVEGIGEDFLPPISDFTRVKKAYAISDKESFLTARELLEKEGILGGSSTGTLLAAALKYCREQTTPKKVLVFVCDTGNKYLSKMYNDFWMLDNGFLARQPTGDLRDLILRPFSQRDTVVVGPNDLLVTAYQRMKLYDVSQLPVMDGDVIVGIVDESDVLLHVYGDEARFRDPVSTAMVSKLDKIDVRSPIESLLPVFDRGHVAIVVDGEKFIGLITRIDLLNYLRRRVQ; encoded by the coding sequence ATGAGCATCCATCAATCCGTACTCGAACTGATCGGCGACACGCCGGTCATCAAGGCGCAGCGCCTGGACACCGGCGTGTGCGAGCTTTACCTCAAGCTCGAATCGCAGAACCCCGGCGGCTCCATCAAGGACCGCATCGGCCTGTCGATGATCGAAGCCGCGGAAAAGGCCGGAAAGATCCGCCCCGGCGACACGCTCGTGGAAGGCACGGCAGGCAACACCGGCATCGGCCTGGCGCTGGTCGCGCAGCAGAAAGGCTACAAGCTGATCCTGGTCGTGCCCGACAAGATGAGCCGCGAGAAGATCTTCAACCTCAAGGCGATGGGTGCGCAGGTCGTGCTCACGCGCTCGGACGTGGCCAAGGGCCATCCGGACTACTACCAGGACCTCGCCGAGCGACTGGCGCGCGAAACGCCCGGTGCGTACTTCATCAACCAGTTCGGCAACCCGGACAATCCGGCCGCACACGAATTCGGCACCGGCCCGGAAATCCTCGCGCAGATGGCCGACGCCGGCGGCGTCGACGCGATCGTGTTCGGTTGCGGCAGCTCGGGCACCATGACCGGCCTGTCGCGCTGCTTCGCCGAGAAGTCGCCGCACACCGAGTTGATCCTCGCCGATCCGGTCGGTTCGATCCTGGAGGAGTACATCAACCGCGGCACGCTGTCGGACAAGTCGGCCAGCTGGATGGTCGAGGGCATCGGCGAGGACTTCCTGCCGCCGATCTCCGACTTCACCCGCGTGAAGAAGGCCTATGCGATCAGCGACAAGGAAAGCTTCCTCACCGCGCGTGAGCTGCTGGAGAAGGAAGGCATCCTCGGCGGTTCGTCCACCGGCACGCTGCTCGCCGCGGCGCTGAAGTACTGCCGTGAGCAGACGACGCCGAAGAAGGTGCTCGTCTTCGTCTGCGACACGGGCAACAAGTACCTGTCGAAGATGTACAACGACTTCTGGATGCTCGACAACGGCTTCCTCGCGCGCCAGCCCACCGGCGACCTGCGCGACCTGATCCTGCGCCCGTTCTCGCAGCGCGACACGGTGGTGGTCGGTCCGAACGATCTTCTGGTCACCGCCTACCAGCGCATGAAGCTCTACGACGTCTCGCAGCTCCCGGTGATGGACGGCGACGTCATCGTCGGCATCGTCGATGAAAGCGACGTGCTCCTGCACGTGTACGGCGACGAAGCGCGCTTCCGTGATCCGGTGTCGACCGCGATGGTGAGCAAGCTCGACAAGATCGATGTGCGTTCGCCGATCGAGTCGCTGCTGCCGGTGTTCGATCGCGGGCACGTGGCGATCGTGGTGGATGGCGAGAAGTTCATCGGCCTGATCACGCGCATCGACCTGCTCAACTACCTGCGCAGGCGCGTGCAGTAA
- a CDS encoding 2OG-Fe(II) oxygenase → MNAAASAHWLPGDRLPDVRLRAADGSGRTLHAEFAGAPLWLATPVDAQAAAHLPSPPAGVTALCVGAEVTQGAPAGWHAFSADARWCAGVGAGLLWQADANLRLLASHPLPLHAPPQIASEVAPLPGERTLAIAPVLQIPGVFEPELCAALIRHLEVDCGGGDVSAVLVLQDGQQRLQVDPDIKQRREVNPRDPQLEARMHERLLRRALPEIARAFNFEVRRRDPFKLLAYPEDAGYFRAHRDNETPDVAYRRFALSVNLNQGEYVGGEFRYPEFGPHLFSPPTGAALVFSCSLLHEVRPVERGTRYAMTTFLA, encoded by the coding sequence ATGAACGCCGCGGCGTCCGCGCACTGGCTGCCGGGCGATCGCCTGCCCGACGTGCGCCTGCGCGCCGCCGACGGCTCCGGTCGAACGCTGCATGCCGAGTTCGCGGGCGCACCGCTGTGGCTGGCGACGCCCGTCGACGCGCAGGCCGCCGCGCATCTTCCGTCGCCTCCCGCGGGCGTGACGGCGCTGTGTGTCGGTGCGGAAGTGACGCAGGGTGCGCCCGCCGGTTGGCACGCGTTTTCCGCCGATGCCCGCTGGTGCGCGGGAGTCGGCGCGGGCCTGCTCTGGCAGGCCGATGCGAACCTGCGGCTGCTGGCGTCGCATCCGTTGCCGCTCCACGCGCCGCCGCAGATCGCGAGCGAAGTCGCGCCGCTGCCGGGTGAGCGCACGCTCGCCATCGCGCCGGTCCTGCAGATTCCCGGCGTGTTCGAACCGGAGCTGTGCGCGGCATTGATCCGCCACCTGGAAGTGGACTGCGGCGGCGGTGACGTTTCGGCGGTGCTGGTGCTGCAGGACGGCCAACAGCGCTTGCAGGTCGATCCGGACATCAAGCAACGCCGCGAAGTGAATCCGCGCGACCCCCAGCTGGAGGCGCGCATGCACGAGCGCCTGCTGCGCCGCGCGCTGCCGGAGATCGCGCGCGCGTTCAACTTCGAAGTGCGCCGGCGCGATCCGTTCAAGCTGCTGGCGTATCCGGAAGACGCGGGTTACTTCCGCGCGCATCGCGACAACGAAACGCCCGACGTGGCCTATCGCCGCTTCGCCCTGTCGGTGAACCTCAACCAGGGCGAGTACGTCGGCGGCGAATTCCGCTATCCGGAGTTCGGCCCGCACCTGTTTTCCCCACCCACCGGCGCGGCGCTGGTGTTCTCGTGTTCTTTGCTGCACGAAGTGCGGCCGGTCGAGCGCGGCACGCGTTACGCGATGACGACGTTCCTGGCCTGA